Proteins from one Choloepus didactylus isolate mChoDid1 chromosome 4, mChoDid1.pri, whole genome shotgun sequence genomic window:
- the LOC119532624 gene encoding basic salivary proline-rich protein 2-like: MTAPLPQPRGAALAHSWRAGSPGSSQPSRQPLEWRQLRGKVASKPPSTSHSAASAGPFPPLLPSLPPSRGGKEGSSARRAFRGQGKPVRPSRAHGASRGLAAGATRPVSSSPRRLLPPPPPASPPAPPPAPASASSRSPLLGELQTRKQLPPHPRLDSRTARLQVHRNPASARAPSGARGRVAQPAAGPGGQGPRAHRVEDPLPATCTVLRALPAARVLTVRYPPRASPGASQKVERLVAEPEQTPEGSCNDGDPVCLLRRRGVSRFTKSRKGRFFWRRHGRHLISLFL, translated from the exons ATGACGGCGCCGCTGCCCCAGCCCCGGGGGGCCGCGCTGGCTCACAGCTGGAGAGCGGGAAGCCCCGGCTCAAGCCAGCCCTCGCGACAGCCGCTGGAGTGGAGGCAGCTCCGAGGAAAAGTAGCGTCTAAGCCCCCGTCGACCAGCCATTCTGCCGCCTCCGCGGGacctttccctcccctccttccctcccttcctccctcccgaGGTGGAAAGGAGGGGAGCTCGGCGCGCCGAGCCTTCCGCGGGCAGGGGAAGCCGGTTCGTCCCTCTCGAGCGCACGGCGCTTCCCGGGGACTCGC AGCCGGAGCTACCCGTCCGGTTAGCTCCAGCCCCAGGCGTCTCTTGCCCCCGCCTCCTCCGGcttctcctcctgcccctcctcctgcccccgccTCCGCGAGCTCACGCTCTCCCCTCCTCGGCGAACTTCAAACCAGGAAGCAGCTGCCGCCTCATCCCCGGCTGGATTCTCGCACCGCCAGGCTGCAGGTTCACAGGAACCCAGCGTCCGCTCGCGCGCCTTCTGGAGCCCGGGGACGTGTAGCGCAGCCAGCGGCCGGGCCCGGCGGTCAGGGCCCCCGCGCGCACCGCGTGGAAGACCCGCTCCCGGCCACCTGCACTGTCCTACGCGCGCTCCCTGCTGCGCGGGTTCTGACTGTGCGCTACCCGCCCAGGGCCAGCCCAGGTGCAAGCCAAAAGGTGGAACGGCTCGTAGCCGAGCCCGAACAAACTCCCGAG ggCAGTTGTAATGATGGAGATCCTGTCTGCCTCCTTCGTCGGAGAGGTGTGTCTCGTTTCACAAAGAGCAGGAAAGGTCGGTTCTTCTGGAGAAGACATGGCCGACACTTAATAAGTCTCTTCCTTTAA